A genomic region of Miscanthus floridulus cultivar M001 chromosome 3, ASM1932011v1, whole genome shotgun sequence contains the following coding sequences:
- the LOC136544195 gene encoding uncharacterized protein, with protein MDGGSGLNILYASTVDMMGIPWSSLCPSMAPFYRVILGKKVVPLGCIWINVTFSQPNNFWKEPLTFEVVDFPGVYHALLGQSFFAKFMAVPNYTYLKLKMPSPNKVITIEGSFKQAYYCEQDRITQAIALIAPMIMDFVVLKKG; from the exons atggacgggggcagtggcctcaacatactctacgctAGCACTGTGGACATGATGGGCATCCCGTGGAGCAGCCTGTGTCCTAGCATGGCACCGTTCTACAGGGTCATCCTGGGGAAGAAGGTTGTGCCCCTTGGGTGCATCTGGATCAACGTCACCTTTAGCCAGCCCAACAACTTCTGGAAGGAGccgctcaccttcgaggtggtggacttccccgGTGTATACCACGCTCTCCTTGGCCAGTCATtctttgccaagttcatggccgtccccaactacacctatctaaagttgaagatgcccaGCCCCAACAAGGTCATCACCATCGAGGGCAGCTTCAAGCAAGCCTACTACTGCGAACAAGACCGCATCACCCAAGCAATTGCATTGATCGCCCCTATG ATTATGGATTTTGTGGTGCTCAAGAAAGGTTAG